The sequence CTTCAATACCTGCTGCTCTTAGAATAGGTATTCTTGTCGCATCACCATAATAAACTTTAAAGCCGTAGCTTCGCAACAATTTTACACGATCCGAATCTCTATCCAGAACTGTTGCCGATATTTTATTGGCTTTTAAAAGACGTCCCACCGTACTTCCAAAATGTCCAAAACCTACAATAATAATTTTTTTCTGACTTACATCACTGTCCAGAATATTATAATCATGTTCTTCCTCAGGGATTTCTTTAATAAATTTAGGGGTAATAAATTTATCGTTAACAATCAATAGAATAGGAGTAATACACATAGTAATCGCGGTGACGGCCATTAGCTGTGCATTCAGTTCCGGACCTAAAAGATAGAGATCCGATGCATAATTAATCAGTACGAAGGCAAATTCTCCCACCTGCGAAAGTGCAAAGGCATAAAAAAGACTTTGCGGAGTATCTATCCTATAAAATTTTCCAATGGTATACAACACCAAAAACTTCACTGCCAATACCGCAAATACAGTACTAAAAATGAATAAGGGATCCTTTTGAATAATGTTAAAATTAATGGTTGATCCCACACTTACAAAAAATACTGCCAGTAATAATCCCTTAAAAGGATTAATCTGTGCTTCTAGTTCATGTCGGAATTCACTGTTGGCCAACATTACTCCGGCAAGGAAAGCTCCTAACGCAGGTGAAAGTCCAATAACGATCATCAGTTCAGATACTCCAATAACCAGAAATAAGGAAGAAGCAGTCAGTAGCTCAGTCATTCCTGATTTTGAAACATAACGTAAAAAGGGAACAAATACATACCTGCCCAATAAAATCAATAGGGCAACTCCAAAAATTACAGTACTGGCCTGAAGCCATTCCGGAAGCTTTTGTATCAGGATTTGAATTTCATTATCATGATGCTTGGCTTTATAGTTGGCAATAATCGGAAGAATGGCCAAAATAGGAATTACAGAAATATCCTGAAATAGTAAGGTGGAGAATGAAGCCTCTCCAGCTGTAGTTTTAAAGTTATTTTTTTCCTGTAATGTCTGTAATACAATTGCGGTAGAGGAGAGTGCAAAACACATGGCAACAGCTATAGCTTTATCTATTCTCCAACCCACACTGATGAATATCAGAAATAATAATAAAATGGTCAGAAGCATCTGAGTGAGCCCCAACCCCATGATCTTTTTACGCATTTCCCAGAACTTCCGCGGTTCCAGTTCAAGCCCAACAATGAATAAAAGCATGATAACTCCAAATTCACTGGCATGCATAATGTCATTGACATTATTTCCTGTCAATCTGAGAACGTAGGGACCAATAATGATTCCTCCTAAAATATAACCGATTACTGAACTCAATCCAAATTTTCTGGCCAGTGGAACCATGATAATGGCTACACCCAGAAAAATTAATGTGTTCATCGCTAAGCTGGACTCCATATATTATTGATTGAGCAGTTCTGTAAACTCTTTTTTATGTAGAATAATTTCTTTTTTAGACAATTTATTGGCTTCGTAAACAATCTTGATATGTTTGATATCAGCCTTGAAAACCTTTAAAGATACAATCAACCCACTGATAAGTTCATCAATGGTATATTGATAAGTTCCGGTTTTACTGAATGATCTTTCCTTTCCGCCAGTAGTTACCAGTATATAAACCTCCTTATTTTCAAGAGGATTTTCTTTTCCGGGTTGCAGCCAGTTACGGTCAAAAACTTCATCAATCCATAGTCTTAATAGAGGAGGCATTCCGAACCAGATCAATGGAAATTGAAAAACAAAGCGGTCATAATTAGCTAAACGTTTTCTTTCCCGGAATGCAGCAATATGAAAATCAGGATATTCTTCATAAAGATCACGTAAGGTATAATGCTGGTGCCGAACGTAGAAATTGATGAGCTCTACATTCGAATTGGAGTGCTCCAGATAAGGGTGTGCAAATACTACCAGCGTCTTCTTCATAATCCTGTTTTCAGTAAATATACTGAAAAAATATTAAATAAAAGGTAGTTTTTGCGTTGATTTATTAATTTATTAATATGTAAAAGTCAAATTCATGTTAATTAAAATCAAAAAAATACTATTATTTTAAGTTTTTAAATAAAAAATCAGGTCATTAAGACCTGATCTCTTGATATCTGAATAGAATGTTTGTAAGATTACCATCCTCCCGAAGCACCACCGCCTCCGAAACTTCCGCCACCGCCGAAGCCTCCAAAGCCACCGCCTCCTCCGGAACTTCCGCCACCGAAGCCGCCACCTCCAAAACCACCTGGGAACGGAAAGAATCCACCAGGATAGTTTCTACGTCCTCTTCGGCTAATGATAACATCATCATCATCGTCAGAATTACCACGACCACCGCCACCACCGCCACGATTACCGAAGAGAATAGCAATGATGATAAAAATAACAAAGGCAATGATAAGAACTTTAAGAGCACTGCCATCCCCTGACGGTGCTGTAGTAGGGACAGGTTTGAATTTCCCCTGAACCGCATCCATAATGGCTGAGGTACCACGGTTGATCCCTTCATACCAAAGCCCTTTTTTGAAGTTGGGCGTCACAATATAATCCAGAATCTGTCCTGCAACAGACGCAGTGAGATATTGTTCTACAGCACGCCCCTGCTGGATAGACATGGTTCTGTCTTCAGTAGCAATAAGAAAAACAACACCGTTGTCTACTCCTTTTTTCCCGATCTTCCATTGCTGGCCAAACATTGTAGCCAGAAAGTTGACATCTTCACCTTTGGTAGACTTAATGATAACAACCTCAATTTCTGTGGAAGTGGAATCAGCAAATTTGATGAGCTTATTATTGAGCTCGTCTTTTTCCTGTTGAGAGAGAAGGCCTGCTTCATCAAAAACAGGATATAAAACTGCTGGTTTTTCAGGAACAGTATATTGTGCTGATACAAAAGTGTAAAAGCAAATCAGTAAAAATGAAAATACTATTTTAAGAGAATGTAATTTCATTTGGAAGTTGGTTTGGATTTTCTCCTTCTACAGGAAAATATTTTTTAAGTTCGATACCTGTTTCCAGGATAGCGCTTTTCAAAGCCTTATAATAGTTTCCTTTGGCAAATTCGTTAGTGATATAATCGTGCAGATGATCCCAATACGATTGATTTACTTTAGCATGAATGCCTACATCTCCGATAATGGTGAGGTATTTTTTTTCAAAATTAACATGAAAAAGCACAGCATTCCTATCGGTAGTTTTATCCATACACAGTTCTTTGAAAACTTCAAATGCTGTTTTAGCATCACGGTTCTCCGTATTAGAGTCAATATGTACCCTAATCTCGCCTGTAGAATGGTCTTCTGCTGACTGAATCGCTTCCACAAGGGAAGCGATTTGTTGATTTGTAAGGAAATTACCCATTATTATTTAAATACTTCAGGGGCTTTCTGAGCTCCTGCATCAGCTTTGAAATAAGGTTTTTCTTTAAAGTTGGTGAAATTCGCCAAAATATTATTAGGGAAAGTCTTGATTGAGGTGTTGTAATCCTTAGCAGCATCGTTATAATAAACAGTTTCTGTTCTGATACTGTTTTCAATTGCGGTATACTCTCTCTGGAAGTTGATATACTGCTGATCTGCTTTTAAGTTAGGATAAGATTCTACTACAGCCATTAATCTGCTTAATGCACCGGATAATTCTCCCTGTGCAGCCTGGAATTTAGCAAGATCTGCTTCCGTCATATTGGTAGGGTCAATGTTGATAGAAGTTGCTTTAGAACGTGCTTCCACAACTTGTGTTAAAGTTTCCTGCTCAAATTTTGAATACGATTTTACAGTTCTTTCCAGGTTAGGAATAAGATTCGCTCTTTTCTGATACACAGTTTCTACGTTGGACCATTTTGCGTTAACGGTTTGTTCTTTGTTGACAAAGCTGTTATATCCGCTTTTTCCCCAGAAGAATAGGACGGCAACAATAATAAGGAGGGCGATACCAATGGTTCCGGCGCCCAGACATCCTTTATTTTTCATAGTTTATTTTTTTTTTAATTTTTTGTGCTAATCAAATATACAAATTATGTGCTAATTTTGTAGAAAATTATATTTGAATGACAACAATAGTGGTGGCAATGGGAGAGAAGAACGAGATTGGTTTTGAAAACCAGTTGCTTTGGCATCTTCCGACAGATTTAAAACATTTTAAGGACCTTACTTCCGGGCATCCGATTATCATGGGAAGAAAAACTTACGAGAGTATTGGAAAACCACTTCCTAATCGTACCAATATTGTTGTTTCGAGAAAAAAAGATTGGTTTGAGGAAGGGATTCTTATTGTAGGAAGCATTAAAGAAGCTATGAAGTTTGCTAAAAAGATTGATGAAGAGGTTTTTGTTATTGGAGGCGGAAATATTTATGAGCAAACAATGGATATGGTAGATAAACTTGAGGTTACTTTGGTAAAAGCAGACCTTGAAGCGGATACATTCTTCCCGAAAATTGATGGAAAGATCTGGAAAAAAACAAATGAAGTTTTCCATGAAAAAGATGAAAAGAATGGCTATGATTTCTGTTTCCAGACGTTTGAAAGAATTAAGAAAGAAGCTTAGAAGTCAATAATCAATTTTTGCTTCGCAATGGGAATAATAAATGACCAATAGATATTAATATTTAACAAGCGCAGCGAATTGACCATTCACCATTGACTTTTTGAACTTTAACCTTTAAATTTATTATCTTTGCACTTCTAAAATTTAATAATGAATAAGAACATAAAAATTGCAATAGCAGCACTTCTTATCCTTCTGGGACTTTATATGATGATTTTCACAAGAAATCTTGGTTGGGGGATTGTTATCTTTCTTTTGGCTGCATTTCCCATTTTACTCTACTTTAAAAATGAGTACATCCTTTTGGCATTCTGGCAATTGAGAAAACAAAATATGGAGAAAGCTGCAGAATGGCTAACAAAAATTACCGACTATAAAGGACAGCTTCATAAAACTCAATACGGATATTTCCACTATTTATTAGGTTTAACCCAAGCTCAGGACCACCCGACAAAAGTGGAGCCTTTAATGAAAAAAGCTTTGGAGTACGGTTTGAATATGAAACATGACAGAGCAATGGCTACTTTAAACCTTGCAGCATCTGCAATTTCTAAAGGAAGAAAGCAGGAAGGGCAAAAGCTATTGGAAGAAGCTAAAAGACTAGATAGCGCAGGAATGATGACCGATCAGATCAAAATGATGAAAGATCAGTTGAAAATGCCAACGATGCAGAAACACATGCATAATCCTAATATGAGACAGAGAGGTAAGTTCTAATAAGAAACTACAGATAAAACGAAAGCACCTGATTCAGGTGCTTTCGTTTTACATTTGAGTTACATTTCCGAAGTCTGATCGTAGCCATAAAATTTAGGCATCTGCCAATGATATTTCACGGCAAGTGTTCTGATCCCTACAATCAATAAAATGGTGAAGATCTGTATAAAAGTGTAGGAAAGTGGAGTATACTTCGTCATTAATAAAAATGCAGCTCCGCCTACAATACATGCTGTAGCATAGATTTCTTTTCTGAAGATTAACGGAATTCTGTTCAATAATATATCCCGGATAATCCCTCCGAAGCAGCCGGTAATAGTTCCCAATCCGATACAGATTAGAGGGTGGATCCCAACATTGAGTCCTTTCTGAATCCCAATAATGGTAAATAATCCTAATCCAAAGCTATCGAAGATAAATAAAGTGACCTTAAAGTTTTTTTCAAGGGATTTGAATACCATGGAAATAACGCTGGTGATGATAATCAGGGCACACATCAGAAGATCATGCATCCAGAATACGGGAATATCCAGCAGGAGATCTCTTACAGTTCCTCCCCCTACAGAAGTAACAAAGGCAATAATAAGAACGCCAAAAGGATCAAGTCGTTTCTGCATCGCGGCAAAACTTCCTGACATGGAAAACGCAATGGTTCCCAGTACTTCTATGGCAAAATTGAACTGTTCGTGCATATATTATGATGAGTAATGAATAATGAGCAATGAATAATAAAAATTATGCCACTTAAATTTGAGATAATTTATATTTGCTCATTACTCACTATATTTATCTTTCAACCCTAACGGAATCGGGTACCATCAGTTCGTATTCACCTCCGTGGGTAATAATTTCCCTTACGATGCTGCTGCTGATGAATGATTTTCCGGAAGAGGTTAATAAGAATACGGTTTCTAGTTTTTTATGAGCTAATGTTCTGTTGGTGTGGGCTATTGCTTTTTCGAATTCAAAATCGGCAGGATTTCTAAGTCCTCTGATAATGTATTGAGCATTCTTTTCAAAACAGTAGTCTACTGTTAAGCCTTCAAATGAATCTACTTCTACATTGGGGAATTCTGCTACAGAGTTTTGAATGAATTCCTTTCTTTTCTCAAGAGGAAACATATATTTCTTCTGGGAATTCTGCCCAATGGCAATAATTAATTTATCAAATAGCGGTGCCGCTCTTTCTATAATATCGTAATGTCCTAAAGTGATAGGGTCGAAAGACCCAGGGAAAACAGCAATTTTCATGTTGTATGAGTTATGATTTTGAGTTGTCAATGGAGGTTTGATTTCAAATTTTGCTCAATCACTAACCTCTGATTTCTAACTTTTATGATCTATTTTCTTTTATTTAAAGCTTTTTCAACTTCATTTCCACAAAGATCCATAATGGAAATTCCATAATGCTTGGCCTGTTGAGGAAGAATACTTGCCGGAGAGAATCCTGGGTTGGTGTTCATTTCAAGCATATAAGGTATCCCATCCATTAAAATAAATTCACTTCTTGAGAATCCACTCATTCCAAGAGAATCGTAGGCTCTTTTGGAAATTTCTTCTACTCTTTTTGTCGTTTCTGCATCAATTCTCGCTGGAGTAATCTCTTCAGATGCTCCTTCATATTTAGCTTCATAGTCGAAAAACTCATTAGTTGGAACAATCTCTGTAATTCCTAAAACGATAGTTTCTCCTTTAAAATCGATGACTCCTACAGAAACTTCCATTCCGTTTAAGAAACTTTCGATCAGGATTTCGTCATCTTCTTTGAAAGCAATTTCTGTAGCTGCGATGAGTTCAGATTTTTCCTTTACTTTAGAAATTCCCAGTGAAGATCCGGATTGATTGGGCTTTACAAAAAGGGGAAGATTTAATTCTTCTACAATTTTATCTACATCGATGTTTTCTCCTTTTCTCAGATAAATGCTTTTAGCTGATGGAATTCCATATTTTGACAATACGGCGAGCGTATCTTTTTTGTTGAAGGTAAGGGCACTCTGGTAGAAATCACAACCTGTGTACTTTTGACCTATGGCATCCCAATAAGCCTGGAGAATACCATTTTCACCCGGTGTTCCGTGGATGATATTGAAACAAGCATCAAATTTTAATGTTTCTCCATTATCTAAGGTGACAGAAAAATCGCCTCTGTTGATTGGAAATTTTTTATCATTTTCTCCTAAAAAATACCATTCATCTTTAAGGACGACTACTTTATATACATCATACAAATTTCTGTCTAAGGAATCGTAGATCAATTGTCCGCTTTTTAAGGATACAACATATTCATCAGAATAGCCTCCCATTACTACGGCAACACTTTTTTTATTCATAACCATATAGTATCAATTAAGGCAAATTTAAACATTTTATGCAATGCAATACGGGAAATCGGGAAATTTTCAAATCAAAAATGAATTGTGTTAAATAAAAAGTCCATTCTAAAATTATTAGCTATATTTGCGGTTATAATTAAAGTATTTTTAAGTATGCTTAAATCACTTTTCAATTGGAAAGTTTTAGTCAATTTAGTAGTGGCAATCGGTGTTTTCGTAGGTCTTGTATGGCTTACGTTCCGTTGGTTAGAGTACCACACTAATCATGGTCAGGAAATTCCTGTTCCTAATGTTGTTAATAAATCTGTACATGATGCTGTTAAAATATTAGATGATACAGGGTTGGAATATGAAGTAGACAGTGCCAATTATGACCCTAAATACAGACCATTTCAGGTTTTACAGATCTATCCAGCTCCGGGTTCCCGTGTAAAGGATGGAAGAACAGTACGTCTTAAAGTAAATCCTAGAACCTGGGCTCAGATTGCTGTTCCGGATGTTATCAATAAATATTCAGGACTTGCATTCCAGAGATTGGATCAGGTTGGACTGAAAATTGGCGATACTATTTACGAACCGAGTATTCAGAAAGATGCTCTTTTAAGGATTTTATATAAAGGAAACGCTGTAAATCCAGGTGCCCGTCTTCCTAGATTCTCCGTCATTGATGTTGTGGTAGGATCAGGACCAATGAGAAATATTTCAATTCCTAATGTAGTAGGGCTTTCCGTAAAAGAAGCAAGAGCAGTCATTACGAAGAGCATGTTTGAAATAGGATTGATAGAACATGAAGATGGTGGCAAGGATGAATCTGATATTATCTATTATCAAGATCCTGCTTCCGGTGATGTGCGTGACCAGGGAATGCAGATTGACCTTTGGGCAAGTAAGAAAACCCCGGCAGAACTGAGAGCAAAAGTGGAACAACTGAATTCTATTTACCGTATGAAAGTAGATACCTCTCTGCCACCAGTACGATATGAAGAAGTTCACCATGAGCCAAGCTATGAAGCTCCGGTAGTACCAACACCAGCGCCTAAGAGAGAAACCCCAAAAGTGGAAGCTCCGAAAACAGAGACTCCAAAAGCTCAGTCTACAACTCCAAAACCGGCAAGTACAACGACAGAGAAACCTAAGGCTTCTACAAGTACTCCTGCTACAGGAAATACTGCAAAACCAGCAGCTTCAACTTCTACACAACAGCCTGCTCAAAAGCCAAAGGCTAAGAAAGTAGTCGTAGAATAAATAAAAATTAATAGTAAAAATATAGGCTTCAACTGCAAAATGTTGAAGCCTTTTGTGTAAAAAAATAAATACAATGTCAGAAGATAACGAAGATTTTTTAGACGAAGAATTATTAGATTCCAATAGTATTGATAATATCGATATTGATGAAGAAAATAAAGGTTTATATGAGCATCTTAATATCACTGTTGATCCAGGACAGGAATCATTAAGAATTGATAAATTTCTTCTAATACACCGCCAGAATTCTTCAAGAAATAAAATTTCTCAGACCTGCAGGGCTGGAAACGTTATAGTAAATGGTGCTGCAGTGAAGCAGAATTACCGGGTAAAACCTGGTGATCAGATCTCAATACTGCTAACCCGTCCGCCAAGAGAAAATGTGATTATCCCACAGGATATTCCTATTAATATAGTGTATGAAGATGATGATCTGGTAGTAGTAGATAAAGAGCCTGGTATGGTAGTACATCCGGGACATGGAAATTGGGACGGAACATTAGTTAATGCTCTGGCATTTCATTTTGAAAAAAATGGCTCAAAATCTGATCTTGACAGGGTAGGGCTTGTTCATAGAATTGATAAGGACACTTCCGGACTTCTTGTAGTGGCTAAAAATGAATATGCATTAAGCTTTCTGGCTAAGCAGTTCTTCAACAGGACTACTAAAAGGTTGTATTGGGCTTTTGTATGGGGAAATCCTCAGGAAGAAGAGGGAACCATCAGAGGACATATCGGAAGGCATCCTAAAAATAGAATGCAGATGTCTGTATACGAAGATGGCAGCCATGGAAAACATGCTGTTACCCATTATAAAGTCTTAGAGAGATTTAAGTATATGACATGGGTAGAATGCAAGCTTGAAACAGGAAGAACCCATCAGATCAGGGCGCATTTCAAACATATTGGGCATACATTGTTCAATGATGAGCGCTATGAAGGGCATACGCCTTTAAGAGGAGTGAATCTTCCAAAATATAAACAATTTATTAAAAATGTTTTCGAAATTCTTCCAAGACATGCTTTGCATGCACATACCCTAGGATTTATACACCCGACAACAAAAAAGGAATTATATTTTGAAAGCCCAATGCCCAAAGATATGGAGGATGCTGTAAAAAAATGGAGAATTTATTTAGAAAACTAAAAATATATTGAGATTTTTTTTATATTTGTTGAATTGAAATCAAGATTTGTTATGAGAAAACTATATGCTATCGTATGTTTAGCTCTTTTGTCAAATGCATACAAAGCACAAGAATCACTACCATATTATCAACAGTATCTTTTGGATGGTGATTTCCTGTTCAACCCAGCTCAGTACGGTAAAACAGACTACGTACAGCTCAATGCCATTTATCAAAAGCAATTTTCAAAATTCAGCGAATCCCCAAATGTACAATCGGTGGGAATTAATGCAAACATTTTCGATAGAGTAGGTGCTGGTCTTACCATATTCAGAGACAGTAACGGAGCTGAATCTGCGGGTGGTATTACGGCGGGTGCTTCATATTTTATTCCTCTAAGTAGTGAAGGAGACAGAAAAGATCAGTTCTCATTTGGTACAAGTGTAAGTTTGTACAACAGAAATTTTGATTATACTAAAATCAACGTTGAAGAGCAGGGAGATCCTTTAGTAAAAGGAGATCAGCAGAATATTTTCATGGCTTATGCTAACTTCGGTTTGGCTGCTACTTATAGAAACCTTTTTGGAGGTGTTTCCGTAAATGATATTGCATTAGGTAATGATAAACCTATTGTTAACGGATGGGAACCTTCTCCAATTAAGTTTTTCTTAAACTTAGGGTATAACTGGCATATTGCAGATAACATCATGTTAACGCCTGCTGCCATGATTAATCTTAACACGAACTCAACAAGAGTAATGGATTATAACCTAATGGCTACCTTCAATAATGAAGTGAATGCATTCTCTGTAGGGGTAAGTTATAGAGCTGCTCAGAACAGATTTGACAGCCAGCAATTAGAAATTGCTCCGATTGTTAAAGTAAGATTGAACAAAATCATGATTGGAGCTACTTATAACCTAGGTTTGTCTGATATTCAAACGTATGGAGGAAACAGCTTCATGATTGGACTTGGGTATAACTTCGATAACTTTATTAATGTTCGAGGATATAGATATTAATCAATTTAATTTAAATAAATTTGAGCTCTGAATTTTTTCAGAGCTTTTTTTATGATATATATTCACATTCCGTTCTGTAAGCAAAAGTGTAGTTATTGCAATTTCCATTTTTCAACATCTCTTAATTTTAAGGATGAAATGCTTCGTGCGATGAAAACGGAAATACAGCTTAGAAAGCATGAGCTGCAGAGTAAAAGTTTAAAATCGCTTTATTTTGGAGGCGGAACTCCTTCTATTCTTTCAGTGGATGAAATTAATTCCTTAATTGATGAGGTTTTACACGGTTTTAGTTTCGAAAAAGATATTGAAATCACATTGGAAGCCAACCCGGATGATTTGGATAAAAACTTCTTAAAACAACTGGCAGGAACACCTGTTAACCGATTGTCAATTGGAACCCAAAGTTTCTTTGAAGAAGATCTTAAACTCATGAACCGTGCCCATACCGCTTCAGAAGCAGAAGGATCTATAAAACGTGCTCAGGATTTTGGATTTGAAAACCTAAGTATAGATCTCATCTATGGTTCGCCTACTTCCAATCTGGAGATCTGGAAAGAAAATTTGCATAAAACTATTGCTCTGGAAGTTCCTCATATCTCCTCTTATGCTTTAACAGTTGAACCTAAAACGGCTCTTGACAACTGGATATTAAAAGGGAAAGTTAAAAGTCCGAAAGAAGAAGAGCAGAACCGTGAGTTCTATTATTTATCTGATTTTTTAAAGGATCATGGTTTTGAGCATTATGAAGTTTCTAATTTTGCAAAGCCTGGCTTCTACTCCAGACATAATTCAGCCTATTGGAAATATCAGGAATATTTAGGAATTGGCCCTTCTGCACATTCTTACAACGGATTTGATGTGAGAAGTTGGAATATTGCTAATAATCAACAATACATTAAAAAACTCGGTGCAAAGCTTTTAGCCAAGGAAGAAGAAATTCTTTCCAAAGAAGATCAGTTTAATGAAATGATTATGATTGGTTTAAGAACCATTTGGGGGGTAGATCTACAAAGCTTAAAAGAAAAGTTTGATGACCGGTTCATGGAGCATTTTCAAAATGAGATCAAACATAAAATGGAAGATGGTATTTTAATTATAGAAAATGATCATCTGAAAATTCCGGAGAAGCATTGGTTTATGGCAGATGGAATTGCCTCGGATTTGTTTATGGTTTAAAACAAAAAGTACCTTGACTTCACTCAGCATGATATATCTATAGATTAAGACGACATATTGTATCTGACAATCAAAGCTTCTTAATAATATAGTATGATATGCTATTATATACAACGTAAATTCATTAATTTTGTATAAAATTTCAGTTCATTTGAAAACTAAAAAACAAGATTATTCGCATCTTTCACGCAGCCAGCCTATCGGTATTTTCGATAGCGGAGTAGGTGGTCTTACTGTTGCTAAGGAAATCAAAAGGCTTCTGCCTAATGAAGACCTTATCTATTTTGGAGATACTAAACACCTTCCTTATGGTGAAAAGTCAAAAGAAGCGATTATAGAATACTCTACAAAAATCACTAATTTTCTTCTGGAGCAGAACTGTAAAGCCATTGTGATTGCCTGTAATACGGCTACGGCCAATGCGTTGAATGAAGTGATGAAGTCGGTGGCAGGTAAAGTTCCTGTTATAGATGTTATTAATCCTGTAGCAGAAAAAGTAGCTTATGAGATCCATAACAATGTGGGAGTGATTGCCACCAAAGCTACTGTGAATTCTGGATTGTATAAAAAAAGCATCAGGAAACACAATAAATGGATTAAGGTAGATGAATTGGCAACGCCTTTATTGGTTCCGGCTATTGAAGAAGGATTTAAGAATCATCCGATTACTCATGCGATTATTTACAATTATCTGAGTAATAATAAGCTGAAAAATATTGAAACTTTAATTCTGGGCTGTACCCATTATCCATTGTTGATTGATGAGATTAAACAGTATTATGGAAACAGGGTTCGAGTGATTGATTCTCCTAATATTGTAGCCAATCATCTGAAGATTATTCTTGATAAATACAATCTTCTGAATGAAAATAACCCTAAGCCGAATTATCATTTCTATCTTTCGGATCTTACCAAAAACTTTGAAAAGATCTCTAAAAAATTCTTCGGTAAAACCATTGATTTAGAATTCAAAGTATTATAAATAAAAAGTCTGCCTCATAAAGAAGCAGACTTTTTTATAGTCATTGCAAGCGTTGTGAAGCAGTCACAATACTGTATATTGCCAGTTACAGAATAGTTTTAGGTAAGCCTATTATCTATGTTTCTATATGGTAAAAAATATCATACTACATAGAAATATAGATTTTAGAATTAAGTAT is a genomic window of Chryseobacterium nakagawai containing:
- a CDS encoding monovalent cation:proton antiporter-2 (CPA2) family protein, with amino-acid sequence MESSLAMNTLIFLGVAIIMVPLARKFGLSSVIGYILGGIIIGPYVLRLTGNNVNDIMHASEFGVIMLLFIVGLELEPRKFWEMRKKIMGLGLTQMLLTILLLFLIFISVGWRIDKAIAVAMCFALSSTAIVLQTLQEKNNFKTTAGEASFSTLLFQDISVIPILAILPIIANYKAKHHDNEIQILIQKLPEWLQASTVIFGVALLILLGRYVFVPFLRYVSKSGMTELLTASSLFLVIGVSELMIVIGLSPALGAFLAGVMLANSEFRHELEAQINPFKGLLLAVFFVSVGSTINFNIIQKDPLFIFSTVFAVLAVKFLVLYTIGKFYRIDTPQSLFYAFALSQVGEFAFVLINYASDLYLLGPELNAQLMAVTAITMCITPILLIVNDKFITPKFIKEIPEEEHDYNILDSDVSQKKIIIVGFGHFGSTVGRLLKANKISATVLDRDSDRVKLLRSYGFKVYYGDATRIPILRAAGIEDAEILVLCLDDADDNMFIAELVREHYPKVKIFVRAKNRIDAYEYLNNGINHIYRETLGTAVDMAVDVLHETGMRKYAARRLGQRFMAIDKASIRKLAKATEDSDIALFTTKELLQREEELLAYDNLNFDNKNWDSSPSTEEEEEEESQD
- a CDS encoding NAD(P)H-dependent oxidoreductase, with the translated sequence MKKTLVVFAHPYLEHSNSNVELINFYVRHQHYTLRDLYEEYPDFHIAAFRERKRLANYDRFVFQFPLIWFGMPPLLRLWIDEVFDRNWLQPGKENPLENKEVYILVTTGGKERSFSKTGTYQYTIDELISGLIVSLKVFKADIKHIKIVYEANKLSKKEIILHKKEFTELLNQ
- a CDS encoding TPM domain-containing protein, which encodes MKLHSLKIVFSFLLICFYTFVSAQYTVPEKPAVLYPVFDEAGLLSQQEKDELNNKLIKFADSTSTEIEVVIIKSTKGEDVNFLATMFGQQWKIGKKGVDNGVVFLIATEDRTMSIQQGRAVEQYLTASVAGQILDYIVTPNFKKGLWYEGINRGTSAIMDAVQGKFKPVPTTAPSGDGSALKVLIIAFVIFIIIAILFGNRGGGGGGRGNSDDDDDVIISRRGRRNYPGGFFPFPGGFGGGGFGGGSSGGGGGFGGFGGGGSFGGGGASGGW
- a CDS encoding TPM domain-containing protein; translated protein: MGNFLTNQQIASLVEAIQSAEDHSTGEIRVHIDSNTENRDAKTAFEVFKELCMDKTTDRNAVLFHVNFEKKYLTIIGDVGIHAKVNQSYWDHLHDYITNEFAKGNYYKALKSAILETGIELKKYFPVEGENPNQLPNEITFS
- a CDS encoding LemA family protein, encoding MKNKGCLGAGTIGIALLIIVAVLFFWGKSGYNSFVNKEQTVNAKWSNVETVYQKRANLIPNLERTVKSYSKFEQETLTQVVEARSKATSINIDPTNMTEADLAKFQAAQGELSGALSRLMAVVESYPNLKADQQYINFQREYTAIENSIRTETVYYNDAAKDYNTSIKTFPNNILANFTNFKEKPYFKADAGAQKAPEVFK
- a CDS encoding dihydrofolate reductase, producing the protein MTTIVVAMGEKNEIGFENQLLWHLPTDLKHFKDLTSGHPIIMGRKTYESIGKPLPNRTNIVVSRKKDWFEEGILIVGSIKEAMKFAKKIDEEVFVIGGGNIYEQTMDMVDKLEVTLVKADLEADTFFPKIDGKIWKKTNEVFHEKDEKNGYDFCFQTFERIKKEA
- a CDS encoding tetratricopeptide repeat protein yields the protein MNKNIKIAIAALLILLGLYMMIFTRNLGWGIVIFLLAAFPILLYFKNEYILLAFWQLRKQNMEKAAEWLTKITDYKGQLHKTQYGYFHYLLGLTQAQDHPTKVEPLMKKALEYGLNMKHDRAMATLNLAASAISKGRKQEGQKLLEEAKRLDSAGMMTDQIKMMKDQLKMPTMQKHMHNPNMRQRGKF
- a CDS encoding trimeric intracellular cation channel family protein — its product is MHEQFNFAIEVLGTIAFSMSGSFAAMQKRLDPFGVLIIAFVTSVGGGTVRDLLLDIPVFWMHDLLMCALIIITSVISMVFKSLEKNFKVTLFIFDSFGLGLFTIIGIQKGLNVGIHPLICIGLGTITGCFGGIIRDILLNRIPLIFRKEIYATACIVGGAAFLLMTKYTPLSYTFIQIFTILLIVGIRTLAVKYHWQMPKFYGYDQTSEM
- the coaD gene encoding pantetheine-phosphate adenylyltransferase encodes the protein MKIAVFPGSFDPITLGHYDIIERAAPLFDKLIIAIGQNSQKKYMFPLEKRKEFIQNSVAEFPNVEVDSFEGLTVDYCFEKNAQYIIRGLRNPADFEFEKAIAHTNRTLAHKKLETVFLLTSSGKSFISSSIVREIITHGGEYELMVPDSVRVER